One genomic window of bacterium includes the following:
- a CDS encoding TlpA family protein disulfide reductase, which translates to MSPEFTLKNCEGKKCVLSGFEGKVVVISFFGTWSEQCGYYVSCLEEIYSTFRDNDLVVVAITAESDCEVVKKYCDEKGITFPVLVGGREVFRQYKTGGIPDILCVDTHGIVRYRTVGYKPGTEDDLKTVVMILMEEIDLFTLK; encoded by the coding sequence CTGTCGCCTGAATTCACCCTGAAAAATTGTGAAGGCAAGAAATGTGTGCTTTCCGGTTTCGAGGGGAAGGTCGTCGTCATTTCGTTTTTCGGGACATGGAGCGAACAGTGCGGGTACTATGTCTCGTGCCTCGAAGAAATCTATTCTACTTTCAGGGACAATGATCTCGTTGTAGTCGCTATTACTGCGGAGAGCGACTGCGAGGTTGTCAAAAAGTATTGTGACGAGAAAGGGATAACATTCCCCGTTCTTGTCGGAGGCAGGGAAGTGTTCAGACAGTACAAGACAGGAGGTATTCCCGATATACTCTGTGTCGATACCCATGGGATTGTACGGTACCGGACTGTCGGGTATAAACCCGGAACCGAAGATGACCTCAAGACCGTGGTAATGATACTCATGGAGGAAATCGATCTGTTTACATTGAAATAG